Proteins from a genomic interval of Paenibacillus sp. FSL R5-0623:
- a CDS encoding aspartate aminotransferase family protein, translating to MSSVDQQPQPLGGTKEEWLEKDRKYVWHHISPHNDHPMIAVSGEGSWITDQDGTRYLDAMSGLWCVNVGHGREEIARSAYEQMKALAYVPMTQSHEPAILLAEKLNDWLEGEYRIFFSNSGSDANEVAFKIARQYHHQNGEPTRHKFISRHRAYHGNSMGALGATGQAARKIKYEPLGVGFSHVPPPYCYRCPFGRNKDGCGLECATIYEEVIRWEGPETVAAVIMEPVITGGGMIVPPPDYMRTVQEICQRYGVLLIVDEVICGFGRSGQKFGHQNYGVKPDIVTMAKGMTSAYSPLSATAVRADLYDTFREPGPDAHFRHVNTFGGNPVSCRVALANLEILERENLVSRAEELGYLLREKLESLLELSIVGDIRSFGFACGVELIEADGSPAEADKVMKVLASCKRDGILIGKNGDTVPGFANILTISPPFVTTEEELDLIAGSLLVALRSLDAG from the coding sequence ATGAGTTCTGTGGATCAGCAACCTCAGCCGCTAGGCGGTACGAAGGAAGAATGGCTGGAGAAGGATCGCAAATACGTGTGGCATCACATCTCGCCTCATAACGATCATCCAATGATTGCGGTAAGCGGGGAGGGCAGCTGGATCACCGATCAGGATGGTACGCGTTATCTGGATGCGATGTCCGGACTGTGGTGTGTGAATGTGGGGCATGGCCGTGAGGAGATTGCGAGAAGTGCCTACGAACAGATGAAAGCACTCGCTTATGTGCCGATGACGCAGAGTCACGAACCGGCAATTTTGCTGGCGGAGAAGCTGAATGACTGGCTGGAGGGGGAGTATCGAATATTCTTCTCCAACTCGGGTTCAGATGCGAATGAGGTGGCTTTCAAAATAGCCCGTCAGTATCACCATCAGAATGGTGAGCCTACTCGGCACAAATTCATCTCCCGTCACCGTGCCTATCACGGTAATTCCATGGGCGCACTGGGCGCCACCGGGCAAGCTGCCCGCAAGATCAAATACGAGCCGCTCGGCGTAGGTTTCTCTCATGTTCCGCCACCGTATTGTTACCGCTGTCCGTTTGGAAGAAACAAGGATGGATGCGGACTCGAGTGTGCAACCATCTATGAAGAGGTGATTCGTTGGGAAGGTCCTGAGACAGTTGCCGCAGTAATTATGGAGCCGGTGATCACAGGGGGCGGCATGATTGTCCCACCGCCGGATTATATGCGTACCGTACAAGAAATCTGTCAGCGCTATGGCGTGTTGCTCATTGTAGATGAGGTAATCTGCGGTTTTGGACGCTCAGGGCAGAAGTTTGGTCATCAGAACTATGGCGTGAAGCCAGATATTGTGACAATGGCAAAAGGCATGACTAGTGCGTATTCACCGCTATCGGCAACGGCCGTGAGAGCCGATCTGTATGATACGTTCCGGGAACCCGGCCCGGATGCCCACTTTCGCCATGTGAATACCTTTGGCGGGAATCCGGTATCCTGCCGAGTTGCACTGGCGAATCTGGAGATTCTGGAACGAGAGAATCTCGTCAGCCGCGCGGAGGAACTGGGATACCTGCTTCGTGAGAAGCTGGAATCTTTGCTGGAGCTGTCCATTGTGGGGGATATCCGTTCATTCGGATTCGCCTGTGGGGTGGAGTTGATTGAAGCTGATGGTTCTCCTGCGGAGGCGGACAAAGTGATGAAAGTACTCGCCAGTTGTAAAAGGGACGGCATTCTGATTGGCAAGAACGGTGATACCGTGCCGGGGTTTGCAAACATTTTGACGATCTCTCCACCATTTGTCACCACCGAGGAAGAGCTGGATCTGATCGCTGGAAGTTTGCTCGTTGCGCTCCGTAGTCTGGACGCAGGTTAG
- a CDS encoding ABC transporter substrate-binding protein, with translation MYKTLKPGLLVLVLLVVTMLSACSTKSEPAAEPVAASSGGAGEADQPLTKVKIQLKWVPQAQFAGIYAAKEKGFFAEEGIDAEIIPGGPDIVIEQQVVNGAADVGITGVDSLLVSRDNGLPLVSLAQISQKSSYRLIAKKSLGITDPAQMKGKKVSTWFGSQQFQVLAFMEKNGLDPKKDIELVKQGFTMDQFFNDQVDVATATIYNEYHVVLESGMKESDLDVFNIEDAGVGMLEDTLIAKKDWVDSNRELAVKVTRAILKGWNYAIDEQDETVDIVMSNVTDGSTTREHQVTMLEEIAKLIRPEGFTEQQVGSFVDESFTRTADIALNYGLIKKAANLDEALEKSIYEEAVK, from the coding sequence ATGTACAAAACGTTAAAGCCGGGTTTGCTGGTATTGGTCCTGTTGGTTGTTACGATGCTGAGCGCATGTTCTACGAAGTCCGAGCCGGCGGCTGAGCCTGTTGCTGCGAGTTCAGGAGGGGCGGGAGAAGCAGATCAACCCTTAACCAAAGTGAAAATTCAGCTGAAATGGGTGCCGCAGGCGCAATTTGCTGGGATCTATGCAGCGAAGGAAAAAGGTTTTTTTGCAGAGGAAGGCATTGATGCCGAGATTATTCCGGGTGGCCCGGATATCGTGATTGAGCAGCAGGTGGTTAATGGTGCGGCCGATGTAGGGATCACCGGAGTGGACAGTTTGCTGGTCAGCCGGGATAACGGTCTGCCGCTCGTCTCGCTCGCCCAGATCTCACAGAAGAGTAGTTATCGCTTGATTGCCAAGAAGTCCCTGGGCATTACTGATCCGGCTCAGATGAAAGGCAAAAAGGTCAGTACCTGGTTCGGCAGTCAGCAGTTTCAGGTGCTCGCGTTCATGGAGAAGAATGGCCTGGACCCGAAGAAGGATATTGAACTGGTGAAGCAGGGGTTCACGATGGATCAGTTCTTCAATGATCAGGTGGATGTGGCGACGGCAACGATCTATAACGAATACCACGTGGTGCTGGAAAGTGGAATGAAAGAATCAGATCTGGATGTGTTCAACATTGAAGATGCCGGTGTTGGCATGCTTGAGGATACGCTGATTGCGAAGAAGGATTGGGTAGACAGCAACCGTGAGCTTGCGGTCAAAGTGACCCGTGCCATTCTGAAAGGCTGGAACTACGCCATTGATGAACAGGATGAGACGGTGGATATCGTGATGAGTAATGTGACGGATGGCAGCACCACCCGTGAACATCAGGTCACGATGCTGGAAGAGATTGCAAAGCTGATTCGCCCGGAAGGATTTACGGAACAGCAAGTTGGGAGTTTTGTGGATGAGTCATTTACCCGAACTGCGGATATTGCACTGAACTATGGCCTAATCAAAAAAGCCGCCAATCTGGATGAAGCGCTGGAGAAAAGCATCTATGAAGAAGCGGTGAAATAA
- a CDS encoding ABC transporter permease subunit, which yields MSLRFFKPGYRSWVVIWFMVILVLWEGIAWMLQLFLSPQQAASRLPYLHEVLAALFRYSGTLAEQGAVTFGNAAIGFAGGTLLGLGLALLMSAAIWLERTLSPYVVSSQMVPVIGLAPIVYGIIHNAEWARIVMAAYVTFFPIIIHTLKGLKSTAPEHLELMRSCGASLTARYIKCLLPSALPGLFSGMKIAAPLAVTSSIVVELMGAPDGLGVLMVSSLYYGHAQVGMFWATIMLSIGIGLISYLAISLAERWLTPWQPEFRAKGGQAT from the coding sequence ATGTCCCTGCGATTCTTTAAACCAGGCTATCGCTCCTGGGTCGTCATCTGGTTTATGGTCATATTGGTGCTGTGGGAAGGAATCGCCTGGATGCTCCAATTGTTCCTGTCACCTCAGCAGGCCGCGTCTCGCCTTCCTTATCTGCACGAAGTCCTTGCGGCCCTTTTTCGGTACTCGGGTACGCTCGCAGAACAGGGGGCTGTCACGTTTGGTAATGCCGCCATTGGTTTTGCAGGGGGAACGCTGCTGGGTCTGGGTTTGGCGTTGCTCATGAGCGCGGCTATCTGGCTGGAGCGCACGTTATCGCCATATGTTGTCTCCTCACAGATGGTTCCGGTTATTGGTCTCGCACCAATCGTGTACGGCATTATCCACAACGCGGAGTGGGCCCGAATTGTTATGGCCGCATATGTCACCTTCTTCCCAATCATCATCCATACGTTAAAAGGATTGAAAAGTACAGCACCAGAGCACCTGGAACTGATGCGTTCCTGTGGAGCTTCACTGACTGCACGATATATCAAATGTCTGCTGCCCTCTGCACTGCCGGGACTATTTTCTGGTATGAAAATAGCTGCTCCGCTGGCGGTGACCTCCTCCATCGTAGTGGAATTGATGGGTGCCCCCGATGGACTCGGCGTCCTGATGGTCAGTTCGTTATATTACGGCCATGCCCAAGTTGGCATGTTCTGGGCCACCATCATGCTTAGCATTGGCATTGGCCTGATCTCGTATCTGGCCATCAGTCTGGCTGAACGTTGGCTAACCCCCTGGCAGCCTGAATTCAGGGCCAAAGGAGGTCAGGCCACATGA
- a CDS encoding ABC transporter permease, with amino-acid sequence MSEGSVLSRKCDEGVSIAAVTGAAMPLNGSQTAAVPGSEIHGQQGQAGKARLGTSVRGRSIAMSMLPWGAGVLFLTLWQLRLFHWIFSLESYQLPVPSAIAASIQEDANMLFRYAMYSGTEMLGGFLLGSLLGAMAAAGASFFPTSGRAAVTVLSALNAVPIVALAPIMNNWFGDGIWSRIAVVTVITMAAMAVSLFKGLTSIQPQYSDLLSGLAASRMQFFWKLRLPHALPSLFAGLKINMSTSIIGAIVGEFFIASQGLGYLLSDQIRLANMPLAWSCIVIAAALGIVLYEAVVLAEKRLIPWNRARTDH; translated from the coding sequence ATGAGTGAAGGTAGTGTGTTGAGCCGGAAATGTGATGAAGGTGTGTCGATTGCTGCTGTAACTGGCGCGGCTATGCCCCTCAATGGTTCACAGACGGCAGCTGTCCCAGGATCGGAAATTCATGGACAACAGGGACAAGCCGGAAAGGCCAGATTGGGCACCAGCGTTCGCGGGCGCTCCATTGCAATGAGTATGCTTCCTTGGGGTGCTGGTGTGTTGTTTCTCACCCTTTGGCAGCTCAGGTTGTTTCATTGGATATTTTCGCTGGAAAGTTACCAACTGCCTGTGCCTTCCGCGATTGCGGCATCCATTCAGGAAGATGCCAATATGCTCTTTCGTTATGCGATGTACAGCGGAACCGAAATGCTGGGTGGCTTTCTGCTCGGTTCCCTGCTAGGCGCTATGGCGGCAGCGGGTGCATCGTTCTTTCCCACAAGCGGCAGGGCGGCGGTTACGGTTCTGTCAGCACTGAACGCTGTTCCGATCGTGGCTCTTGCCCCAATTATGAACAATTGGTTTGGTGATGGGATCTGGTCCCGTATTGCTGTTGTCACGGTGATTACAATGGCCGCCATGGCTGTCAGCCTGTTCAAAGGGCTGACTTCCATTCAGCCGCAGTACAGTGATCTGCTGAGTGGCCTTGCCGCAAGCAGGATGCAGTTTTTTTGGAAGCTAAGACTGCCTCATGCCCTGCCTTCCCTCTTTGCCGGTCTGAAGATCAACATGTCGACCAGTATTATTGGGGCCATTGTGGGTGAATTTTTCATCGCCTCCCAGGGGCTGGGGTACTTGCTCTCGGATCAGATTCGACTGGCGAACATGCCCTTGGCCTGGTCCTGCATTGTCATCGCTGCCGCGCTTGGTATTGTGTTGTATGAAGCGGTTGTCCTGGCAGAAAAACGACTCATTCCGTGGAATCGTGCACGCACAGATCACTAA
- a CDS encoding M20 family metallo-hydrolase has translation MQTTTGKLINQFRLNERIEQLSQIGRIAETGVCRLALTPEDMDGIIQVRLWMENAGLTTRLDPFGNLIGRLEGADQALPILMIGSHIDSQPYGGRYDGAIGVLGALEAVQCLIENGIQPCMPIEVIAFCDEEGSRFNKGLFGSRGITGQLEEGELERQDKNGVTRREALEDFGCSPSDFEEAIYPTGSIGSYLELHIEQGPVLEALNAPVGLVTGISGPLWLTVTMKGMAGHAGSVPMGMRHDALVGSAKVIAAFDDMVREDPEAPTVGTVGSLRVFPDSRNIIPEEVSFTVDLRDMEMERRNRLEARLMNILDDVSSRYGLTYSLTEDTNSEPRYCAEPIKSVIRSSAEEIGVTLPELMSGPFHDALALSLVCDYGMIFVRSKDGISHHPREYSSPEDIGLGTEVLYRTIRRMCSGMNQPIILPEEAL, from the coding sequence ATGCAGACCACGACAGGCAAACTCATTAATCAGTTTCGGCTGAATGAGCGAATTGAGCAGTTGTCACAGATTGGCCGAATCGCGGAAACGGGTGTCTGCCGACTTGCCCTGACCCCGGAAGATATGGATGGCATCATACAAGTTCGTCTCTGGATGGAAAATGCCGGTCTGACGACACGACTTGATCCCTTCGGTAATCTGATAGGTCGTCTGGAAGGTGCGGATCAGGCGCTGCCGATCCTCATGATTGGTTCCCATATCGACTCTCAGCCTTACGGCGGTCGATATGATGGTGCGATTGGTGTGCTCGGTGCGCTCGAAGCGGTGCAATGCCTGATCGAAAATGGCATTCAGCCCTGTATGCCAATTGAGGTGATTGCCTTTTGCGATGAAGAAGGTTCCCGTTTTAACAAAGGCCTTTTCGGCTCGCGTGGTATAACTGGTCAGTTGGAAGAAGGCGAACTGGAGCGTCAGGATAAAAACGGAGTGACCCGCCGGGAGGCGCTGGAAGACTTCGGCTGTTCCCCTTCGGATTTTGAAGAAGCGATCTACCCGACAGGTTCCATAGGCAGTTATCTGGAGCTGCACATTGAGCAGGGGCCGGTGCTGGAAGCGTTGAATGCACCAGTAGGTCTGGTGACGGGCATCTCGGGTCCGTTGTGGCTTACGGTGACGATGAAAGGCATGGCGGGTCATGCCGGCTCCGTTCCGATGGGAATGCGGCATGATGCTTTGGTAGGCAGCGCCAAAGTCATTGCGGCTTTTGACGATATGGTGAGAGAAGATCCGGAAGCTCCAACCGTAGGTACGGTGGGAAGTCTGAGGGTGTTTCCAGACTCACGGAATATTATCCCGGAGGAAGTCAGCTTCACGGTTGATTTACGAGACATGGAGATGGAGCGCAGGAACAGACTTGAAGCCCGATTGATGAACATTTTGGATGACGTGAGTTCCCGATATGGTCTAACTTACTCGCTGACAGAGGATACGAATAGTGAGCCGCGGTATTGTGCAGAGCCAATCAAGTCGGTGATTCGTTCATCCGCGGAAGAGATCGGCGTTACTTTGCCAGAACTGATGAGTGGTCCATTCCATGATGCGTTGGCCCTTTCGCTTGTGTGTGATTATGGCATGATTTTTGTCCGCAGCAAAGACGGTATCAGTCATCATCCCAGAGAATATTCCTCCCCGGAGGATATTGGACTTGGCACGGAAGTGTTATATCGCACCATTCGGAGGATGTGCAGTGGAATGAACCAACCAATCATTTTACCTGAGGAGGCGTTGTGA
- a CDS encoding nitrilase-related carbon-nitrogen hydrolase translates to MGKISIGLIQASHEIEGSAPVEVHKEAAVQKHIALVREAAARGAKIIGLQEVFYGPYFCTEQNPKWYASAEPVPEGPTTRRFQELAKELAVVIISPVYEVEGIASYYNTAAVIDADGSYLGKYRKHHIPHVEAGEGTNGFWEKYYFKPGNLGFPVFDTAYARVGVYICYDRHFPEGARLLGLAGAEIVFNPSATVAGTSEYLWKLEQPAHAVANGYYVAAINRVGVEAPWNMGEFYGQSYLVDPRGSMVAVGSRDQDEVVIGEMDTEMIREVRNVWQFYRDRRPETYEHLVRL, encoded by the coding sequence ATGGGCAAAATCAGCATCGGACTAATCCAGGCTTCTCATGAGATTGAAGGTTCGGCTCCCGTTGAGGTGCACAAAGAAGCTGCGGTTCAGAAACACATTGCGCTGGTTCGTGAAGCTGCTGCAAGAGGCGCCAAGATCATCGGGTTGCAGGAAGTATTCTATGGACCGTACTTTTGCACAGAGCAGAATCCAAAATGGTATGCATCCGCTGAACCGGTACCGGAAGGACCAACGACCAGACGTTTTCAGGAGCTGGCGAAGGAGCTTGCGGTGGTGATTATTTCACCTGTGTATGAGGTGGAGGGCATTGCTTCGTATTACAATACGGCAGCTGTCATTGATGCGGATGGTTCATATCTGGGCAAATATCGCAAACATCATATCCCGCATGTGGAGGCGGGTGAGGGTACAAATGGGTTCTGGGAAAAGTATTATTTCAAACCAGGTAACCTTGGGTTTCCGGTTTTTGATACAGCCTACGCCAGAGTGGGTGTGTACATCTGTTATGATCGTCATTTTCCGGAAGGGGCACGATTGCTCGGGTTGGCGGGGGCTGAAATAGTGTTCAATCCGTCCGCTACGGTTGCGGGTACATCGGAATATCTGTGGAAACTGGAACAGCCTGCTCACGCGGTAGCCAACGGCTATTATGTTGCAGCCATTAACCGGGTTGGTGTGGAGGCGCCATGGAATATGGGTGAATTTTATGGACAGTCGTACCTGGTCGACCCGCGAGGCAGCATGGTAGCGGTAGGCAGCAGGGATCAGGATGAGGTCGTCATTGGCGAGATGGACACGGAGATGATTCGTGAGGTGCGTAATGTGTGGCAGTTCTACCGCGATCGCAGGCCGGAAACGTACGAACATCTGGTTCGTCTGTGA
- a CDS encoding NAD(P)-dependent oxidoreductase has translation MNSSGTTLSDYGWESRFAEMKPAMTGKEAMEESNRCLYCYDAPCIKACPTDINIPSFISKISTGHLKGSARTIMDANPVGASCARVCPTEELCEGACVLNESSKPIRIGDLQRYATDWARAKNEPLFQAAPANGRNVAVVGAGPAGLSAARELGRAGYEVTIYEAKPKGGGLNTYGIVSFRLPESIALWEVEQVEALGVQIRYGVRIGVDIPATQLLEQHEAVILACGMGSVPMLGIEGETLEGVYDAIELVESTKQGVPPALNGLKVAVIGAGNTAVDAATCSVRLGAERVQMLYRRGESQMTAYAFEYTFAKQEGVEFRWFTMPQRIIGDENGRVQAVECVKMELITPPGGGRALPVPVEGSEFMIECDTVIRAIGQHRLLPLIEAFGLRHHWGVVEIEPHSYRTSHPQIYAAGDVIFGQGQGEAMVVSAAQQGKLAAVAVMKALPGQVEETA, from the coding sequence ATGAACAGCTCAGGAACAACGTTATCCGATTATGGGTGGGAGAGTCGTTTTGCCGAGATGAAACCCGCCATGACAGGCAAGGAAGCGATGGAGGAGTCGAACCGCTGTCTGTACTGTTACGATGCACCTTGTATCAAGGCTTGCCCAACTGACATTAATATCCCTTCGTTTATTAGCAAAATATCGACAGGGCACCTAAAAGGATCGGCCCGCACCATCATGGATGCGAATCCGGTTGGAGCCAGCTGCGCACGTGTATGCCCCACAGAAGAGTTATGTGAAGGCGCATGTGTACTAAACGAATCGTCGAAGCCGATTCGAATAGGTGACTTACAGCGTTACGCCACTGATTGGGCAAGAGCGAAGAATGAGCCGTTATTCCAGGCAGCACCTGCCAATGGGAGAAACGTTGCTGTTGTGGGAGCGGGCCCTGCGGGACTGTCGGCGGCACGTGAGCTGGGGCGCGCAGGTTATGAGGTGACGATCTACGAAGCAAAACCCAAGGGCGGCGGGCTGAACACGTACGGCATCGTATCTTTCCGTCTGCCCGAATCGATTGCGCTGTGGGAAGTGGAGCAGGTAGAGGCACTAGGTGTGCAGATCCGCTATGGGGTGCGCATCGGTGTGGATATTCCTGCTACGCAGTTGCTAGAGCAACATGAAGCGGTCATTCTGGCATGTGGCATGGGTTCAGTACCTATGCTGGGCATTGAAGGTGAGACACTGGAAGGTGTCTATGATGCGATTGAACTGGTGGAGTCTACCAAGCAAGGTGTTCCGCCCGCGCTGAATGGTCTGAAGGTTGCCGTTATTGGCGCGGGCAATACGGCGGTAGATGCAGCGACCTGTTCGGTACGTCTTGGTGCCGAGCGGGTGCAGATGTTATATCGGCGCGGGGAAAGCCAGATGACGGCGTATGCGTTTGAATATACGTTTGCCAAGCAGGAGGGTGTAGAGTTCCGGTGGTTTACGATGCCGCAGCGTATCATTGGAGACGAGAATGGTCGGGTTCAAGCTGTGGAATGTGTGAAAATGGAGCTAATTACCCCGCCTGGTGGTGGGCGCGCGTTGCCTGTGCCTGTGGAGGGATCGGAGTTCATGATTGAATGTGATACGGTCATCCGGGCGATTGGGCAGCATCGTTTATTACCATTAATCGAAGCGTTTGGGCTGCGTCACCACTGGGGTGTTGTCGAGATCGAGCCGCATTCGTACCGTACCTCACACCCTCAGATCTATGCGGCAGGTGATGTTATTTTTGGTCAGGGCCAGGGTGAAGCGATGGTTGTCTCGGCTGCACAGCAGGGTAAGCTGGCTGCTGTCGCAGTCATGAAGGCATTGCCTGGACAGGTGGAAGAGACGGCATGA